A portion of the Punica granatum isolate Tunisia-2019 chromosome 7, ASM765513v2, whole genome shotgun sequence genome contains these proteins:
- the LOC116214280 gene encoding protein NRT1/ PTR FAMILY 5.8, with amino-acid sequence MGLNRSCVLLIVIAGMERFVFKGVASNLVTYLTDVMEMRNSSAAKMVNSWGGFTSMLPLLIAPLADSYWDRYSTVLASSFFYVLGLVALTSTAMATARSPGNKPSSAFLFWSLCLISVGLGGYNPSLQAFATDQLEAEDEELPRTKDDRGPPDKKSQYFQWNYFGVCSGSLLGITVLSYVQDTIGWVIGFAIPTGAMVISIAFFCCGNRIYAHKQDRDVDRRPFVWMVKAIKAAATKLMGSSIKLPDEKSELGELELQEKPLCHHNVEIMEEDPKNGQKFYVLKNAKVVLRLLPIWITLLMFAVIFQQPATFFTKQGMVMRRTIGRFKIPPATLQSAITLSIILLMPLYNKMLIPIVRIFTRNEKGVNVMQRMGIGMFLSIVAMVIAAQVETKRLEIAKGEVGKPGPGRGPNNASISIFWLLPQYIILGISDVFTVVGMQEFFYREVPLRMRTMGFALYTSVFGVGGFLSALMISIIEATTRGHSWFSDNMNEARLDKYYWLLALGSALSLLLYIALCKLYRSRSNIEDDSFT; translated from the exons ATGGGACTCAACCGTTCTTGCGTCCTTCTCATCG TGATAGCGGGGATGGAGCGTTTCGTGTTCAAAGGGGTGGCATCGAACCTGGTGACGTACCTGACAGACGTGATGGAGATGAGGAACTCCTCGGCGGCCAAGATGGTGAACAGCTGGGGTGGATTCACCTCCATGCTCCCCCTCCTCATCGCCCCTCTCGCCGACTCCTACTGGGATCGCTACTCCACCGTCTTGGCCTCCTCTTTCTTCTATGTATTG GGGCTTGTGGCGCTGACATCAACCGCAATGGCAACAGCACGGTCCCCAGGGAACAAACCGAGCTCAGCATTCCTCTTCTGGTCCCTATGCCTGATCTCAGTTGGGCTGGGAGGGTACAACCCGTCTCTCCAGGCTTTCGCGACGGACCAGCTTGAGGCTGAGGACGAGGAACTGCCCCGTACTAAGGATGATCGCGGACCGCCTGACAAGAAGAGCCAGTACTTCCAATGGAATTACTTTGGGGTCTGCAGTGGGAGCCTGCTGGGGATCACGGTCCTGTCCTACGTCCAGGACACTATCGGGTGGGTCATTGGGTTTGCTATTCCGACTGGGGCTATGGTGATCTCGATTGCATTCTTCTGCTGCGGGAACAGGATTTATGCCCACAAACAGGACCGGGATGTTGATAGGAGGCCCTTCGTGTGGATGGTTAAAGCTATCAAGGCAGCTGCCACCAAACTGATGGGCAGTAGCATCAAATTACCCGATGAGAAGTCTGAACTGGGTGAGCTTGA GCTGCAAGAGAAGCCTCTTTGTCATCACAATGTTGAGATCATGGAGGAGGACCCGAAGAATGGGCAAAAATTCTACGTGCTTAAAAATGCAAAAGTGGTGCTCAGGCTATTGCCCATATGGATAACACTCCTAATGTTCGCTGTCATCTTCCAACAGCCAGCAACCTTCTTCACCAAGCAAGGCATGGTGATGAGAAGAACCATTGGGAGATTCAAGATCCCGCCAGCGACCTTGCAGAGCGCCATCACGCTGTCGATAATCCTCCTCATGCCCCTATACAACAAAATGCTCATCCCTATTGTCCGCATATTCACCCGGAACGAGAAAGGCGTGAATGTGATGCAGAGGATGGGAATTGGGATGTTCCTATCGATTGTGGCTATGGTTATCGCTGCCCAGGTCGAAACTAAGAGGTTGGAGATTGCTAAGGGAGAAGTTGGGAAACCTGGTCCCGGGAGAGGTCCCAACAATGCGTCCATCAGCATATTCTGGTTGCTCCCACAGTACATAATACTAGGCATTTCTGATGTTTTCACAGTGGTGGGGATGCAAGAGTTCTTCTACAGAGAGGTCCCTCTCCGGATGAGGACCATGGGGTTTGCACTCTACACGAGTGTTTTCGGCGTGGGGGGCTTCTTGAGTGCCCTGATGATCTCCATCATCGAGGCTACCACGAGGGGCCACAGCTGGTTCTCTGATAACATGAACGAAGCTCGTCTAGACAAGTACTACTGGCTCCTGGCTCTGGGGAGCGCGTTGAGCTTGCTGCTGTACATTGCGCTATGTAAACTTTACAGGAGTCGAAGCAACATTGAAGACGATAGTTTTACATAG
- the LOC116214529 gene encoding FBD-associated F-box protein At5g27750, whose translation MTSEKLSFKGSCRRDLSHLNFWIGVAVTKQVKEVRIEILFEQEEPLMLPPEIFRHQTLVVLKLNCYFTLGDYVAINLPRLKALHISLDYRNRHLVERFLLGCPRIVELSIYGKLFLGREAENNVVDELDEVFADLPELEKLEPGPPPPYQEEEEFFLSSLTLRILMIHLVQCSKLNYKIVIDAPALKSLSVWDGVSLPCYSIGEFRSPANSRTSLHMADCLQQFYGARLYGLLIQPSVVTFSGHVLTELELVHREGSRTFEGVTHLRINLAHHLWGFEAVPYILNCFPRLEILCLVKRFLPSCNLMTGKFQLPGWAPECIMLRLKEIEFKNFRPIVRGEMKLLEYFLDNGKALNRVTINISSRIQSSFAERNAFQMMHRFAKASQSCRLVIREERDQPSNFKAANIIHLD comes from the exons ATGACGAGTGAGAAGCTCTCCTTCAAAGGGTCGTGCAGACGGGATCTGTCGCATTTGAATTTTTGGATAGGCGTTGCAGTCACGAAGCAGGTGAAAGAAGTGAGGATCGAAATCTTATTTGAACAGGAAGAGCCTCTGATGCTGCCCCCAGAGATATTCAGGCACCAAACTTTGGTGGTCCTAAAGTTAAATTGCTACTTTACACTCGGCGATTATGTTGCTATCAATCTCCCGAGGCTCAAGGCCCTGCACATTTCACTTGATTACCGGAACCGACATCTCGTGGAGAGGTTTCTCTTGGGTTGTCCAAGGATAGTGGAGCTCTCGATATATGGAAAGCTGTTCCTTGGTCGAGAAGCAGAAAACAATGTTGTGGATGAGCTCGATGAAGTATTTGCAGATCTTCCGGAACTGGAGAAGCTTGAACCCGGGCCGCCACCACCTTATCAGGAAGAAGAGGAATTCTTCCTTTCTTCGCTGACTCTGAGGATTCTAATGATACACTTAGTACAATGTTCGAAGCTTAACTACAAGATCGTAATCGATGCCCCAGCTCTGAAAAGTCTCAGTGTCTGGGATGGAGTCTCGCTGCCTTGCTACTCGATAGGAGAGTTCCGCTCACCTGCAAATAGCCGCACCAGCCTTCACATGGCAGACTGCTTGCAGCAATTCTATGGAGCCCGTCTATACGGGCTCCTCATTCAACCTTCGGTGGTCACATTCTCCGGTCACGTGTTAACT GAGTTGGAACTAGTTCATCGTGAAGGTTCTCGGACATTCGAGGGTGTGACCCATCTTCGAATCAATCTTGCTCACCACTTATGGGGCTTCGAAGCGGTTCCTTACATACTCAATTGCTTTCCAAGGCTTGAAATCCTATGCCTAGTAAAG AGGTTCTTGCCAAGCTGCAACTTGATGACGGGCAAATTCCAGCTCCCGGGATGGGCACCAGAATGCATAATGCTTCGCCTCAAGGAAATCGAGTTTAAGAACTTCAGGCCGATTGTACGAGGTGAAATGAAGCTACTCGAGTACTTTCTTGATAATGGAAAGGCATTGAACAGGGTGACGATCAATATCAGTTCCCGCATCCAGTCATCATTCGCAGAACGCAACGCTTTCCAGATGATGCATCGATTCGCCAAGGCCTCACAATCTTGCCGGCTCGTGATTCGAGAAGAACGTGATCAGCCAAGCAATTTTAAGGCTGCGAATATCATACATTTGGACTAA
- the LOC116214281 gene encoding uncharacterized protein LOC116214281 yields MGFFTFTVAGGGFILIGAVESLTASNSPSTSLAATDPTLTPDSSSPVAPSKPKIGHAPMSSASLSFFIASVLSSLFILDSLISFFAALNSHDGVGFALQLQSCAVSALFLLYSVLGLSTYWAKSFPLPSKLLNSILLFAFAEEFLLFYLQRKDASGIENRYFDLMLVPITACTFSTILELKSPKAKIFARLGRGVGLILQGTWFLQMGVSFFTDFVAHGCSLHEKSRGNYTIRCKGHPEYHRARAIATLQFNCHLALLVALTAGAYSIYAQRHGIRREDLRYRPLGEDVRDFGGNAQFTLVSDEDDVDSDGIREEESVGKNKDGGAGAGGAVEMSVNGHGSHH; encoded by the coding sequence atgggATTCTTCACCTTCACCGTTGCCGGCGGAGGCTTCATTCTGATCGGGGCGGTCGAATCCTTGACAGCATCGAATTCACCATCAACCTCGTTAGCTGCCACTGATCCCACGTTGACCCCAGACTCGTCTTCCCCTGTCGCCCCATCAAAACCCAAGATCGGCCATGCCCCGATGAGTTCGGCGTCCTTGTCTTTCTTCATCGCCTCGGTTCTGTCATCTCTGTTCATCCTCGACTCCCTGATCTCCTTCTTCGCCGCCCTCAACTCCCACGACGGGGTCGGCTTTGCCCTGCAGCTCCAGTCCTGCGCCGTCTCCgccctcttcctcctctacTCCGTGCTGGGTCTCTCGACTTACTGGGCGAAGTCGTTCCCTTTACCGTCGAAGCTGCTGAATTCGATACTCCTGTTCGCCTTCGCGGAGGAGTTCCTGCTGTTCTATCTCCAGAGAAAGGACGCCAGCGGGATCGAGAACAGGTACTTCGATCTCATGCTCGTGCCCATCACTGCCTGCACATTCTCTACAATTCTCGAACTGAAATCCCCAAAAGCCAAGATTTTCGCGAGATTGGGACGCGGGGTCGGGCTGATCCTTCAGGGGACGTGGTTCCTGCAAATGGGTGTGTCCTTCTTTACCGATTTCGTTGCGCACGGGTGCTCGCTGCACGAGAAGAGCCGGGGTAATTACACTATCAGGTGTAAGGGGCACCCCGAGTACCACCGGGCCAGGGCAATTGCGACGCTGCAGTTCAATTGCCATCTTGCTCTCCTCGTGGCTCTGACTGCCGGGGCCTATTCCATTTACGCACAGAGACATGGCATTCGAAGGGAAGACTTGAGGTACAGGCCTCTAGGAGAAGATGTTCGGGATTTTGGCGGTAATGCCCAGTTTACTTTGGTATCGGATGAGGATGATGTCGATAGTGATGGGATTAGAGAAGAGGAGAGCGTGGGAAAGAACAAGGATGGTGGTGCAGGTGCTGGTGGGGCAGTGGAGATGAGTGTAAATGGGCATGGTTCTCATCATTAA